The following proteins are encoded in a genomic region of Shinella zoogloeoides:
- the ilvN gene encoding acetolactate synthase small subunit, with translation MNAHLQPTGSAYFIAKETQVAESHTLSVLVDNEPGVLARVIGLFSGRGYNIESLTVSETEHEAHLSRITIVTRGTPGVLEQIKSQLERIVPVHRVVDLTVRAKVLGQERPIEREVALVKVVGSGEMRQETLRLADAFHAKVVDATTEHFILEITGKSSKIDQFVAIMKPLGLVEVCRTGIAAMNRGPQGM, from the coding sequence ATGAACGCACACCTTCAGCCCACGGGCTCCGCCTATTTCATCGCCAAGGAAACGCAGGTTGCCGAGAGCCATACGCTCTCGGTGCTCGTCGACAACGAGCCGGGCGTCCTTGCCCGCGTCATCGGCCTGTTCTCCGGCCGCGGCTACAATATCGAGAGCCTGACAGTTTCCGAGACCGAGCATGAGGCGCATCTTTCGCGCATCACCATCGTCACGCGCGGCACGCCGGGCGTGCTGGAGCAGATCAAGTCGCAGCTCGAGCGCATCGTGCCGGTCCATCGCGTGGTCGACCTTACCGTCCGCGCCAAGGTGCTCGGCCAGGAGCGTCCCATCGAGCGCGAAGTGGCGCTGGTGAAGGTCGTCGGTTCCGGCGAGATGCGTCAGGAGACGCTGCGCCTCGCCGACGCCTTCCATGCCAAGGTCGTCGATGCGACCACCGAGCATTTCATCCTGGAGATCACCGGCAAGTCCTCCAAGATCGACCAGTTCGTAGCGATCATGAAGCCGCTTGGCCTCGTGGAAGTCTGCCGCACCGGCATCGCCGCGATGAACCGCGGTCCGCAGGGAATGTGA
- a CDS encoding acetolactate synthase 3 large subunit, with translation MSGTENQMTGAEIVLQALKDNGVEHIFGYPGGAVLPIYDEIFQQEDIEHILVRHEQGAGHMAEGYARSTGKVGVMLVTSGPGATNAVTPLQDALMDSIPLVCLTGQVPTTLIGSDAFQECDTVGITRPCTKHNWLVKDVNDLARIIHEAFRVAQSGRPGPVVVDIPKDVQFATGTYTPPSDAPIQKSYQPKVQGDANQIAAAVSLMKSARRPIIYSGGGVVNSGPEASRLLRELVEITGFPITSTLMGLGAYPASGKNWLGMLGMHGSYEANMAMHDCDVMVCIGARFDDRITGRLNAFSPNSKKIHIDIDPSSFNKNVRVDVPILGDVGNVLEDMVRQWRAGAKDYDKAVQADWWTSIAKWRARNSFAYTPSPDVIMPQYAIQRLYELTKDRDTYITTEVGQHQMWAAQFYGFEQPNRWMTSGGLGTMGYGFPAAIGVQVAHRDSLVIDIAGDASIQMCIQEMSCAVQYNLPVKIFILNNQYMGMVRQWQQLLHGNRLSNSYTEAMPDFVKLAEAYGGVGIACDKPADLDAAIQEMIDVKRPVIFDCRVANLANCFPMIPSGKAHNEMLLPDEATDEAVANAIDAKGRQLV, from the coding sequence ATGAGCGGAACAGAAAACCAGATGACGGGCGCCGAAATTGTCTTGCAGGCCCTGAAAGACAATGGCGTTGAACATATCTTCGGCTATCCGGGCGGCGCCGTCCTGCCAATCTATGACGAGATCTTCCAGCAGGAAGACATCGAGCACATCCTCGTGCGCCACGAGCAGGGCGCCGGCCACATGGCCGAAGGCTATGCCCGCTCCACCGGCAAGGTCGGCGTCATGCTCGTCACCTCCGGCCCCGGCGCGACCAATGCCGTCACGCCGCTGCAGGACGCCCTGATGGATTCCATCCCGCTCGTCTGCCTCACCGGTCAGGTTCCGACCACGCTCATCGGATCGGACGCCTTCCAGGAATGCGACACGGTCGGCATCACGCGCCCCTGCACCAAGCACAACTGGCTGGTCAAGGACGTCAACGATCTCGCCCGCATCATCCACGAGGCGTTCCGCGTCGCGCAGTCCGGCCGTCCCGGTCCCGTCGTCGTCGATATCCCGAAGGACGTCCAGTTCGCGACCGGCACCTATACGCCGCCGTCCGACGCGCCCATCCAGAAGAGCTACCAGCCGAAGGTTCAGGGCGACGCCAACCAGATCGCGGCCGCCGTCAGCCTGATGAAGTCCGCCCGCCGGCCGATCATCTATTCCGGCGGCGGCGTCGTGAATTCCGGTCCGGAAGCCTCGCGCCTCTTGCGCGAGCTGGTCGAGATCACCGGCTTCCCGATCACCTCCACGCTGATGGGCCTCGGCGCCTATCCGGCCTCCGGCAAGAACTGGCTGGGCATGCTGGGCATGCACGGCTCCTACGAGGCGAACATGGCGATGCATGATTGCGACGTCATGGTCTGCATCGGCGCGCGCTTCGACGACCGCATCACCGGCCGCCTGAATGCCTTCTCGCCGAACTCGAAGAAGATCCACATCGACATCGACCCGTCCTCGTTCAACAAGAACGTCCGCGTCGACGTTCCGATCCTGGGCGATGTCGGCAACGTCCTCGAGGACATGGTCCGCCAGTGGCGCGCCGGCGCGAAGGACTACGACAAGGCAGTCCAGGCCGACTGGTGGACGTCGATTGCCAAGTGGCGGGCGCGCAATTCCTTCGCCTATACGCCGAGCCCCGACGTCATCATGCCGCAATATGCGATCCAGCGGCTCTACGAGCTGACCAAGGACCGCGATACCTATATCACGACGGAAGTCGGCCAGCACCAGATGTGGGCGGCGCAGTTCTACGGCTTCGAGCAGCCGAACCGCTGGATGACCTCGGGCGGCCTCGGCACGATGGGCTACGGCTTCCCGGCGGCCATCGGCGTGCAGGTCGCGCATCGCGACAGCCTCGTCATCGACATTGCCGGCGACGCCTCGATCCAGATGTGCATCCAGGAAATGAGCTGCGCCGTGCAGTATAACCTGCCGGTCAAGATCTTCATCCTGAACAACCAGTATATGGGCATGGTGCGCCAGTGGCAGCAGCTGCTGCACGGCAACCGCCTGTCGAACTCCTACACGGAAGCCATGCCCGACTTCGTCAAGCTGGCGGAGGCCTATGGCGGCGTCGGCATCGCCTGCGACAAGCCGGCCGATCTCGATGCGGCCATCCAGGAGATGATCGACGTCAAGCGCCCGGTCATCTTCGACTGCCGCGTGGCGAATCTCGCGAACTGCTTCCCGATGATCCCCTCGGGCAAGGCGCATAACGAAATGCTGCTGCCCGACGAGGCCACGGACGAAGCGGTCGCCAACGCGATCGACGCCAAGGGCCGCCAGCTCGTTTGA
- a CDS encoding ATP-binding protein yields MLNNDFQTSLTAGEQDRRDGLAPGNRLLGRVVACNGSRATISAVAEGGETALTELWSVGRLISISVGRNRVVALVYSMAADQQNWIDNRDTVFRIEVELLGEVNVSADGREEFSAGITDYPYLGAIAHRIRASDLAKVYDTGKNDVCVIGKLTQDESLDATIHVPSMLEKHFAIVGTTGVGKSTSVTLLLHKAIQADPSLRVLILDPHNEFASAFGDLAVVIDTDTLDLPFWLFRLEELAEVIFRGRPPVPEEMDILRDLIPEAKRAFRGSNESGVMRRASEKSSITADTPVPFRIADLLALVDERIGRLEGRAEKPHLRSLKVKIMSAINDPRYHFMFSSNTITDTILDTIARIFRIPGEGKPVTTFQLAGIPSEVVNSVASVLCRMAFEIGLWSNGGVHMLVVCEEAHRYVPADPRLGFAPTRQAIARIAKEGRKYGVSLGIITQRPGELDPTILSQCSTIFAMRLANEHDQEIIRSAIPNSSSSTTSFISSIGNGEAIAFGEAVAVPMRMRFSRVESNRLPKAGSSGVKTSEDTPQSVDLRSIVARMRAVSGPDISNFQNAYLASQGQGTTLPTGYEDTPYEDEEDYIETLQAAAPARPAAPPPEPYRPDMLPGAGSVYEPSPQERFDAIRRELAEPQRPAADPYRQPQRPAFGEQQEPRREGSIREQLLKKPLSSLIRR; encoded by the coding sequence GTGCTGAACAATGATTTCCAGACCTCTCTGACGGCAGGCGAGCAGGATCGCCGCGACGGGCTGGCGCCTGGAAACCGCCTGCTCGGCCGCGTCGTCGCCTGCAACGGCTCGCGCGCGACGATCAGCGCCGTGGCCGAGGGCGGCGAGACGGCGCTGACGGAATTGTGGTCCGTCGGACGCCTCATCTCCATCTCCGTCGGCCGCAACCGCGTCGTCGCCCTTGTCTATTCCATGGCCGCCGACCAGCAGAACTGGATCGACAACCGCGACACGGTCTTCCGCATCGAGGTCGAGCTTCTGGGCGAGGTGAATGTCAGCGCGGACGGCCGGGAGGAATTCTCCGCCGGCATCACCGACTACCCTTATCTCGGCGCCATCGCGCACCGCATCCGCGCCTCCGACCTTGCCAAGGTCTACGACACCGGCAAGAACGACGTCTGCGTCATCGGCAAGCTGACGCAGGACGAGAGCCTCGATGCGACGATCCACGTGCCCTCCATGCTGGAGAAGCACTTCGCCATCGTCGGCACCACCGGCGTCGGCAAGTCCACCTCCGTGACGCTGCTCTTGCACAAGGCGATCCAGGCCGACCCGAGCCTGCGCGTGCTGATCCTCGATCCGCATAACGAATTCGCCTCCGCCTTCGGCGACCTTGCCGTCGTCATCGATACCGATACGCTGGACCTGCCCTTCTGGCTGTTCCGGCTGGAGGAACTGGCCGAGGTGATCTTCCGCGGCCGCCCGCCGGTGCCGGAGGAGATGGACATCCTGCGCGACCTCATTCCCGAGGCCAAGCGCGCCTTCCGCGGCTCCAACGAAAGCGGCGTGATGCGCCGCGCAAGCGAGAAGAGCTCGATCACCGCCGATACGCCGGTGCCCTTCCGCATCGCGGATCTGCTGGCGCTCGTCGACGAGCGCATCGGCCGCCTCGAAGGCCGGGCGGAGAAGCCGCACCTGCGCTCGCTCAAGGTCAAGATCATGTCGGCGATCAACGACCCGCGCTACCATTTCATGTTCTCCTCGAACACGATCACCGACACGATCCTCGACACCATCGCCCGCATCTTCCGCATTCCCGGCGAAGGCAAGCCGGTGACGACCTTCCAGCTCGCCGGCATCCCGTCGGAAGTGGTCAATTCCGTCGCCTCGGTGCTCTGCCGCATGGCCTTCGAGATCGGCCTGTGGAGCAATGGCGGCGTGCACATGCTGGTCGTCTGCGAGGAGGCGCACCGCTACGTGCCGGCCGACCCGAGGCTCGGCTTCGCCCCGACCCGCCAGGCCATCGCCCGCATCGCCAAGGAAGGCCGCAAATACGGCGTGTCGCTCGGCATCATCACCCAGCGCCCCGGCGAACTCGACCCGACCATCCTTTCCCAGTGCTCGACGATCTTCGCCATGCGCCTTGCCAACGAGCACGACCAGGAGATCATCCGCTCGGCGATCCCCAATTCGTCGTCCTCGACGACGAGCTTCATTTCCTCCATCGGCAACGGCGAGGCCATCGCCTTCGGCGAGGCCGTGGCGGTGCCGATGCGCATGCGCTTTTCCCGCGTGGAATCGAACCGCCTGCCGAAGGCCGGCAGCTCCGGCGTGAAGACCAGCGAGGACACCCCGCAAAGCGTCGACCTCCGATCGATCGTCGCCCGCATGCGCGCGGTCTCCGGCCCGGACATCTCCAACTTCCAGAATGCCTATCTCGCCTCGCAGGGCCAGGGCACCACGCTGCCGACGGGCTACGAAGATACGCCCTACGAGGACGAGGAAGACTATATCGAGACGCTCCAGGCCGCGGCGCCCGCCCGCCCGGCCGCGCCGCCGCCCGAGCCCTACCGGCCCGACATGCTCCCTGGCGCGGGTAGCGTCTACGAGCCCTCGCCGCAGGAGCGGTTCGACGCCATCCGCCGGGAACTGGCCGAGCCGCAACGCCCCGCCGCCGATCCCTATCGCCAGCCGCAGCGCCCCGCCTTCGGCGAGCAGCAGGAGCCGCGCCGCGAGGGCTCCATCCGCGAACAGCTCCTCAAGAAGCCGCTCAGCAGCCTGATCAGGCGCTAG
- the miaA gene encoding tRNA (adenosine(37)-N6)-dimethylallyltransferase MiaA, producing MMRNLDRMRDAILITGPTASGKSALAVRLAAEHGGVVVNADSMQVYDTLNVLTARPQPEDMGGIEHRLYGHVPAGAAYSTGDWLREATALVGELRARGKLPVFVGGTGLYFRALTGGLSDMPVISDDVRERLRARLAAEGSEALHKELAERDAETARRLMPGDGQRILRALEVLETTGRSIAHFQAAAGPAVIDAARAEKIVVLPDRAVLAARIDRRFAGMLKTGAVEEVKALLALELSPAMPVMKAIGVPQIAAMLAGDMSEAQVIERGAAATRQYAKRQMTWFRNQLDESWRRIDPLASSA from the coding sequence ATGATGAGAAACCTTGATCGAATGCGGGACGCGATCCTGATAACGGGCCCGACGGCGAGCGGCAAGTCCGCGCTTGCCGTGCGGCTGGCGGCCGAGCACGGCGGCGTCGTGGTCAATGCGGACAGCATGCAGGTCTACGACACGCTGAACGTGCTGACGGCCCGCCCGCAGCCGGAGGACATGGGCGGCATCGAGCACCGGCTCTACGGCCATGTGCCGGCGGGCGCGGCCTATTCCACCGGCGACTGGCTGCGCGAGGCGACGGCCCTTGTCGGCGAATTGCGGGCGCGGGGAAAGCTTCCCGTCTTCGTCGGCGGCACGGGCCTCTATTTCCGCGCGCTGACTGGCGGCCTTTCCGACATGCCGGTCATTTCCGATGACGTGCGCGAGCGCCTGCGCGCCCGGCTTGCGGCGGAAGGATCCGAGGCGCTGCACAAGGAATTGGCCGAGCGCGATGCGGAAACGGCCCGGCGCCTCATGCCGGGCGACGGGCAGCGCATCCTGCGGGCGCTCGAAGTGCTGGAGACGACCGGCCGGTCGATTGCCCATTTCCAGGCGGCGGCGGGGCCGGCGGTGATCGATGCCGCGCGGGCGGAAAAGATCGTCGTTCTGCCGGATCGCGCGGTGCTTGCCGCCCGCATCGACCGGCGCTTCGCCGGGATGCTGAAAACGGGGGCGGTGGAGGAGGTGAAGGCACTGCTGGCGCTGGAGCTTTCGCCCGCCATGCCGGTGATGAAGGCGATCGGCGTGCCGCAGATCGCGGCCATGCTGGCCGGCGATATGAGCGAGGCGCAGGTCATCGAGCGCGGCGCGGCGGCGACACGGCAATATGCCAAGCGCCAGATGACCTGGTTCCGCAACCAGCTCGACGAGAGCTGGCGGCGGATCGATCCGCTGGCCTCTAGCGCCTGA
- the serB gene encoding phosphoserine phosphatase SerB — protein MAFVATLVANPSNPVLTPAIAEKAADAVKASGLYWLADGIACDIALRDDSDIHATRDAILAVIAGAPIDLAVQEAETRRKKLLIADMDSTMIGQECIDELAAEVGLKDKVAAITARAMNGEIAFEPALRERVALLKGLPVSVIGEVIEKRITLTPGGRELISTMKAKGYYTALVSGGFTVFTSRIAETLGFDENRANILLDADGRLTGEVAEPILGKQAKVDALVEISARLGISPEEAMAVGDGANDLGMLHLSGAGVALHAKPAVAAEAKIRIDHGDLTALLYLQGYRKSDFMTG, from the coding sequence ATGGCTTTCGTTGCCACGCTTGTCGCCAATCCGTCAAATCCTGTTCTGACGCCCGCCATCGCCGAAAAGGCCGCGGATGCGGTCAAGGCATCCGGCCTCTACTGGCTCGCCGACGGCATCGCCTGCGATATCGCGCTGCGCGACGACAGCGACATCCACGCCACCCGCGACGCGATCCTCGCGGTCATCGCCGGCGCGCCAATCGACCTTGCCGTGCAGGAAGCCGAGACGCGGCGCAAGAAGCTGCTGATCGCCGACATGGATTCGACCATGATCGGCCAGGAATGCATCGACGAACTGGCGGCGGAAGTCGGCCTGAAGGACAAGGTCGCCGCCATCACCGCCCGGGCTATGAACGGCGAAATCGCCTTCGAGCCCGCCCTTCGCGAGCGCGTCGCGCTGCTGAAGGGCCTGCCGGTCTCCGTCATCGGCGAGGTGATCGAAAAGCGCATCACGCTGACGCCCGGCGGGCGCGAACTCATCTCGACCATGAAGGCGAAGGGCTATTACACCGCCCTCGTCTCCGGCGGCTTCACCGTCTTCACCAGCCGCATCGCCGAAACGCTCGGCTTCGACGAGAACCGCGCCAATATCCTGCTCGACGCCGACGGCAGGCTCACCGGCGAGGTCGCCGAGCCGATCCTCGGCAAGCAGGCCAAGGTCGATGCGCTGGTCGAGATTTCCGCGCGCCTCGGCATTTCGCCGGAGGAGGCCATGGCCGTCGGCGACGGGGCCAACGACCTCGGCATGCTGCACCTTTCCGGCGCCGGCGTCGCCCTGCACGCCAAGCCCGCCGTCGCGGCCGAAGCGAAGATCCGCATCGACCACGGCGACCTCACCGCCCTTCTTTATCTGCAGGGCTACCGCAAATCGGACTTCATGACAGGTTGA
- a CDS encoding GNAT family N-acetyltransferase yields MIITTTTRLTLRNWEEKDRELFHEINSDPVVMEFFPFLRTRAQSDELFERLRDIIAQTGLGFFALANRVTDEAIGFCGLSRLTDRLEPFVPAGAVEIGWRLARRHWGKGYVTEAAERLLEFGFEDKGLEEIVSFAVAGNTRSIAVMKRIGMVAAPDRDFDMPGIEDERAELRRHVLYTLDHVTWQKKNR; encoded by the coding sequence ATGATCATCACCACGACGACGCGCCTTACCCTGCGCAACTGGGAGGAGAAGGATCGGGAGCTCTTTCACGAGATCAATTCCGATCCCGTCGTCATGGAATTCTTCCCCTTCCTGCGCACGCGCGCCCAGTCCGACGAGCTCTTCGAGCGCCTTCGCGACATCATCGCGCAAACCGGCCTCGGCTTCTTCGCGCTTGCCAACCGCGTGACGGATGAAGCCATCGGCTTTTGCGGCCTCTCGCGCCTGACGGATCGGCTGGAGCCCTTCGTGCCCGCCGGTGCAGTCGAGATCGGCTGGCGCCTCGCCCGACGCCATTGGGGCAAGGGCTACGTCACCGAAGCCGCCGAAAGGCTCCTGGAGTTCGGCTTCGAGGATAAGGGCCTCGAGGAGATCGTTTCCTTTGCCGTGGCAGGCAACACACGCTCCATCGCGGTCATGAAGCGCATCGGCATGGTGGCCGCACCGGATCGCGATTTCGATATGCCCGGCATCGAGGACGAACGCGCGGAGCTTCGCCGGCATGTGCTCTACACGCTCGACCACGTCACATGGCAGAAGAAAAACCGCTGA
- a CDS encoding Do family serine endopeptidase, protein MALKTRSNVAHAALALAVSLSLGAGPLAVPARAEVKPAGPESVADLAEGLLDAVVNISTSQNVKSDDKAPIPQVPEGSPFQDFFDDFFKGEDGSNQPQTVNSLGSGFVIDPKGFIATNNHVIEGADDIEVNFANGSKLKAKLVGTDPKTDLALLKVEPKAPLKAVPFGDSRTMRIGDWVMAIGNPFGLGGSVTVGIISARGRNINAGPYDNFIQTDAAINRGNSGGPLFNMKGEVIGINTAIISPSGGSIGIGFSVPTELAENIFLQLRDYGETRRGWLGVRIQPVTDDIAESLGMTETKGALVAGVIKGGPVDNGSIMTGDVIVRFDGKDVHEMRDLPRVVAESPVGKAVDVVLLRGGKEMTVKITLGRLEDGEKQADPADEATPDEGTTEEGTAPDTEEQALPKNIETVLGMGIGELDEDARKTFNIVESVKGVVITEVAPGSAAAERGIVPGDVIVEVGQEAVTTAEEVKSRVAKLKSEDRRNVLMMVSNRTGALRYITVRID, encoded by the coding sequence ATGGCTTTGAAGACCAGGTCCAATGTAGCCCATGCGGCACTCGCGCTCGCGGTGAGCCTTTCGCTCGGCGCAGGGCCGCTCGCCGTTCCGGCAAGGGCCGAGGTGAAGCCCGCAGGCCCCGAATCCGTCGCCGATCTCGCCGAGGGCCTGCTCGACGCGGTGGTCAACATCTCCACCTCGCAGAACGTCAAGAGCGACGACAAGGCGCCCATCCCGCAGGTGCCGGAAGGCTCGCCCTTCCAGGATTTCTTCGACGATTTCTTCAAGGGCGAGGACGGCTCGAACCAGCCCCAGACGGTCAATTCGCTGGGATCCGGCTTCGTGATCGACCCCAAGGGCTTCATCGCCACCAACAACCACGTCATCGAGGGCGCCGACGACATCGAGGTGAACTTCGCCAACGGTTCCAAGCTGAAGGCCAAGCTGGTCGGCACCGACCCGAAGACCGACCTCGCGCTCCTCAAGGTGGAGCCGAAGGCGCCGCTGAAGGCCGTGCCCTTCGGCGATTCCCGCACCATGCGCATCGGCGACTGGGTGATGGCGATCGGCAATCCGTTCGGCCTCGGCGGCTCGGTGACCGTCGGCATCATCTCCGCGCGCGGCCGCAACATCAATGCCGGCCCCTACGACAACTTCATCCAGACGGATGCCGCCATCAACCGCGGTAATTCCGGCGGCCCGCTGTTCAACATGAAGGGCGAGGTCATCGGCATCAACACGGCGATCATTTCGCCGTCGGGCGGCTCGATCGGCATCGGCTTCTCCGTGCCGACGGAGCTTGCCGAGAATATCTTCCTCCAGCTTCGCGACTACGGCGAGACGCGCCGCGGCTGGCTCGGCGTGCGCATCCAGCCGGTCACCGACGACATTGCCGAAAGCCTCGGCATGACGGAGACCAAGGGGGCGCTGGTCGCGGGCGTCATCAAGGGCGGGCCGGTCGACAACGGCTCGATCATGACGGGCGACGTCATCGTCCGCTTCGACGGCAAGGACGTGCACGAGATGCGCGACCTGCCGCGCGTCGTCGCCGAAAGCCCGGTGGGCAAGGCGGTCGACGTCGTGCTTCTGCGCGGCGGCAAGGAAATGACCGTCAAGATCACGCTCGGCCGCCTGGAAGACGGGGAAAAGCAGGCGGATCCCGCCGACGAGGCGACGCCGGACGAGGGCACGACCGAGGAGGGAACGGCCCCCGATACCGAGGAGCAGGCGCTGCCGAAGAACATCGAGACCGTTCTCGGCATGGGCATCGGCGAACTCGATGAGGATGCGCGCAAGACTTTCAACATCGTCGAAAGCGTCAAGGGCGTGGTGATCACCGAGGTCGCGCCGGGCTCGGCCGCCGCCGAGCGCGGCATCGTGCCGGGCGACGTGATCGTCGAGGTCGGCCAGGAGGCCGTCACGACGGCGGAAGAGGTCAAGAGCCGTGTCGCCAAGCTGAAATCGGAGGACCGGCGCAACGTGCTGATGATGGTCTCCAACCGCACCGGCGCGCTGCGCTACATCACCGTGCGCATCGACTGA
- a CDS encoding DUF2065 domain-containing protein, translating into MSDFLTGIAFFLIIEGLVYALAPSVLRRMAQMLPQIPENQLRTSGLVAVALGVLMVWFIRGV; encoded by the coding sequence GTGTCCGATTTCCTGACGGGGATCGCGTTCTTTCTGATCATCGAGGGGCTGGTGTACGCACTGGCCCCTTCGGTTTTGAGGCGCATGGCGCAAATGCTGCCGCAGATTCCGGAGAACCAGTTGCGCACCTCCGGGCTCGTCGCCGTCGCGCTTGGCGTGCTGATGGTATGGTTCATCCGCGGGGTGTGA